One Nostoc sp. UHCC 0302 DNA window includes the following coding sequences:
- a CDS encoding HNH endonuclease has protein sequence MSNNPQQQCELCQREMESLTVHHLVPRQYTKRKKQDPGPTANICSACHRQIHVLFDNKLLALELDTLDKLKNEPQMQKFLVWVRKLSPGKRVSVHR, from the coding sequence GTGTCTAACAATCCACAACAGCAATGCGAACTCTGCCAAAGAGAGATGGAATCTTTGACTGTCCATCATTTGGTTCCGCGACAATATACCAAACGCAAAAAACAAGACCCTGGCCCAACAGCAAATATCTGTTCTGCCTGCCATCGCCAGATTCATGTTTTATTCGATAATAAGCTGCTAGCCCTTGAACTCGACACTTTAGACAAGCTCAAAAATGAACCGCAAATGCAGAAATTTTTGGTTTGGGTAAGAAAGCTTTCCCCAGGTAAGCGGGTATCAGTCCATCGCTAA
- a CDS encoding glutathione S-transferase N-terminal domain-containing protein, translating into MIDLYTFTTPNGRKASVMLEEVELPYNVHKIDITTQQQFTPEYIAINPNSKIPAIVDQETGIKVFESGAILIYLAEKTGKLLPTEQKSRFQVLEWLMFQMGGVGPMFGQLNHFKRFAPEKLPYAIERYEKETLRIYGVLDKQLQDNEFICGNYSIADVATYPWVAIYEFQGLTLDNYPNLKRWVEIVQQRPAVQRGMQVP; encoded by the coding sequence ATGATTGATCTCTACACCTTCACCACGCCCAATGGACGCAAAGCTTCCGTCATGCTGGAAGAAGTCGAATTACCCTACAATGTCCACAAAATTGACATTACTACTCAACAGCAATTTACACCTGAATATATTGCCATCAATCCCAATAGTAAAATTCCCGCCATTGTTGACCAAGAAACTGGGATTAAAGTTTTTGAATCGGGTGCAATTCTAATTTACCTAGCCGAAAAAACAGGTAAACTCTTACCCACTGAACAAAAAAGCCGTTTTCAAGTCCTAGAGTGGCTGATGTTCCAAATGGGAGGAGTCGGGCCAATGTTTGGGCAACTTAACCACTTTAAACGCTTTGCACCCGAAAAACTTCCCTATGCCATCGAACGTTACGAAAAGGAAACTTTACGCATTTATGGTGTTTTAGATAAACAACTGCAAGACAATGAATTTATCTGTGGTAACTATTCTATTGCGGATGTTGCAACTTATCCGTGGGTAGCGATTTATGAATTTCAAGGTTTAACACTCGACAATTACCCAAATCTTAAACGCTGGGTGGAGATAGTGCAGCAACGTCCGGCTGTGCAACGCGGAATGCAAGTCCCTTAA